TTATAGTCTTAAATGCCCGAACTCTCCCTCGACAAGGCTTTCTTAGCATGCTACTTGACTGGCAAAGATACTGATCTACAAAACGAATCTTGGGATAACAACCTTTTACTAATATTGGAAGATACTGTTAAGCTTTTAGGCATTGTAAGTCTAGCTTAGGCAGCTATTTTTTAAGTTTTTGTGTAGGAATCTTTGGGATTATGATAAGAGATCTCGAGTACTATGATAGTCCAATTTTGCGTAAAGTTGCGGCTCCTGTAGATGAAATAACTGATGAACTAAGACAGCTTGTGCTCGATATGAGCGAGACAATGGCTTTTCATAAAGGAGTAGGACTTGCGGCTCCTCAGGTCGGACAAAGTATATCTTTATTCATTATGGGAGTGGAAAAAGAATTAGAAGATGGAGAACTTGTCTTCTGTAGTTTCCCAAAGGTTTTTATTAATCCTGTAATTGTTCAAAAATCTGAGCAGTTAGTCTTTGGAAATGAAGGGTGTCTATCTATTCCGGGATTGCGAGGCGATGTTGCCAGACCAGATAAAATTACAGTAACTGCAACAAATTTAGATGGGCAATCATTCACGATGGTTTTGGAAGGCTTTTTAGCAAGGGTCGTGATGCATGAAACAGACCATCTTCATGGGATTCTGTACATTGATAGAATGTCAGATAGTTGTAAAACGAAACAGTTTAAGAATAGTTTAGAGAAAATTCGTCGCAAATATAGTATCTTGCGGGGGTATAGTTAGAGCAAATAACTGTAGAGAGTTTTTTCTCTTTGCTTGTATTTAGCGCTACACAATCACCTAAAAGAGTATTGTTTGAGATGTGGGTACGCGCTTCTTTTGGTAATTTTTTAGGAGGATAGAGTGATCGCTCTGTTTTACGTTTTTTTGTTCTTATTTCTTTTGTTGTCCTTAGTGCTATGTGGACTAGTTCTTGTTCAAGAGAGTAAGAGTATGGGATTAGGATCATCTTTTGGTGTTGATTCTGGAGATTCTGTATTTGGAGTATCTACACCAGAAATTTTGAAAAAAGCTACTGGTTGGCTGGCGGTAGCTTTCTGTTTAGGATGTTTATTACTATCTTTTGCAACAAGTCACTTAGGGAAAGGAGAAGAAAAAGAAGCTTTACCACAGTATGTTGAAGACTTTGTGCAAGATGTTGAAGAATAGATATCTTTAGTTAGAACGAGCACAAGAAAAAAAGTGAAACCAAACTATTCAGTTTGGTTTTTTTTATCCAAAAGGATGGCAATGTTTATGTTTACGTTTATCTAACTTCAAATAGAAGAAACATCGCTTATCAGCTTCACGTTTCTCATACACTGAAAAGAATTGCCAATGCTCAAAGATTTTATGTCCTAAGATCATTTGATATTCTAGGTAAGATGGGGAACCTGGGCGATGCCATCCATATCGGAGATTAAGATTATAATTCCAATGAGGGTGTGGACGGACGAAAAATTTCCCTGTAATTAAATTTCTTTGATCGGAAAGTGGTGAGGCT
This genomic stretch from Chlamydia sp. harbors:
- the def gene encoding peptide deformylase; translated protein: MIRDLEYYDSPILRKVAAPVDEITDELRQLVLDMSETMAFHKGVGLAAPQVGQSISLFIMGVEKELEDGELVFCSFPKVFINPVIVQKSEQLVFGNEGCLSIPGLRGDVARPDKITVTATNLDGQSFTMVLEGFLARVVMHETDHLHGILYIDRMSDSCKTKQFKNSLEKIRRKYSILRGYS
- the secG gene encoding preprotein translocase subunit SecG, with protein sequence MIALFYVFLFLFLLLSLVLCGLVLVQESKSMGLGSSFGVDSGDSVFGVSTPEILKKATGWLAVAFCLGCLLLSFATSHLGKGEEKEALPQYVEDFVQDVEE